In Nothobranchius furzeri strain GRZ-AD chromosome 18, NfurGRZ-RIMD1, whole genome shotgun sequence, a single genomic region encodes these proteins:
- the plppr3a gene encoding phospholipid phosphatase-related protein type 3a, protein MASPKTKAKKKPPKDSMTLLPCFYFVELPIVLSSLVSLYFLELTDVLSPAMVGFRCYDRDLSMPYVETGDELIPLLMLLSLAFAGPAASIMLGEALMYCMQSKLKTCPKSEGSINAGGCSFNSFLRRTVRFVGVHVFGLLATALVTDVIQLATGYHAPFFLTVCQPNYTAPGVSCDNNAYITQNICMGKDQYAIMSARKTFPSQHATLSGFAAVYISMYFNASINGTTKLLKPLLVFAFCMAAGLAGLTQITQHRSHPIDVYVGYLIGAGIGVYLAVYAVGNFKASEEDAPSLQRLSSVQQKDGLRVLSQRSHDSLYRKTPRVSESREELGAGLGSGARSKVRREKASLASLKRASADVELLATRGPMGKETMVTFSNTLPRVANGNSPISPSDESIPTQRHMTFHVPFDPQRSRQLVSEWKQRSLELRSQSSREEDEGIDERDPGGEGATAAVDGENKTMPSSLYPTVQANNSMTTSAGGRMAVAPPLVHIPEEATRPPPVSPKSAKTRAKWLSLTEGGMVKEPGQGPIAVSTPRVPNTQPSQPPSQQRVTQVIAMSKQQGHGPVASTAKTSEGGSSSGAGSNCSESPYYRIPSDRDSCTGSNPGSVAGSGSIVTIDAHAPHHPVVRVSATNGKPWEWRNTISGNMMTCDPAGDKHRAALQRQDNVSHYRDYRTLPVKTDSLCSSTTSGSADGGAELPPPPLPTASSPLPPPPQLSSSPLPPPPPPQSSSSPLLPRPHSSSSPTPPPPPPHSPSPHLPPPPHPSSQISPSLLAPTSQMPPPPHPSSSQMPPPPHSSSSPLPPPPHPSSVPMPPHPSCSSMLPPPPHPDLLIDGHGQTMSRSSTLPRRPSVSARSHAEQEHYYKAMQNERML, encoded by the exons ATGGCGTCTCCTAAAACTAAAGCCAAGAAGAAACCACCAAAAGACAGCATGACACTGCtgccatgcttttattttgtagag CTCCCCATCGTCCTGTCCTCCTTGGTGTCCCTGTACTTCCTGGAGTTGACAGACGTCTTGTCCCCAGCAATGGTGGGCTTCCGTTGCTATGACCGCGACCTCTCCATGCCCTACGTGGAGACGGGAGATGAGCTCATCCCTTTGCTGATGTTGCTGAGTTTGGCGTTCGCCGGTCCAGCAGCTTCC ATTATGCTGGGAGAGGCTCTGATGTACTGCATGCAGTCCAAACTGAAGACTTGTCCCAAGTCAGAGGGCAGCATAAACGCTGGAGGATGCAGCTTCAACTCTTTCCTGCGCAGGACTGTGCGATTTGTTG GTGTTCATGTGTTTGGTCTCCTGGCAACAGCCCTAGTGACAGATGTCATCCAGTTAGCGACCGGTTACCACGCCCCGTTCTTCCTCACCGTATGCCAGCCCAATTACACAGCCCCTGGGGTGTCATGTGACAACAATGCTTACATCACGCAGAACATCTGCATGGGGAAAGATCAATATGCCATCATGTCAGCCAG AAAAACATTTCCATCCCAACATGCAACGCTGTCTGGATTTGCTGCTGTGTACATCTCG ATGTACTTCAACGCCAGCATCAATGGCACCACTAAGCTGTTGAAGCCCCTGCTGGTGTTTGCTTTCTGCATGGCAGCAGGCCTCGCTGGTTTGACACAGATAACGCAACACCGCAGTCACCCTATTGATGTCTACGTGGGATATCTCATAGGAGCTGGCATCGGAGTCTATCTG GCTGTGTATGCTGTAGGAAACTTCAAAGCATCAGAGGAAGATGCACCCTCTTTGCAGAGACTGTCTTCTGTCCAACAGAAGGACGGTCTAAGGGTGCTGAGCCAGCGCAGCCATGATTCCCTGTACAGAAAGACTCCCAGGGTGTCTGAAAGCAGGGAGGAGCTGGGGGCTGGACTGGGGTCCGGAGCCCGCAGTAAGGTGAGAAGGGAGAAGGCATCCCTGGCCTCCCTAAAACGAGCAAGTGCTGATGTAGAGCTCCTGGCAACCCGTGGGCCAATGGGCAAGGAAACCATGGTAACCTTCAGCAACACCTTGCCTCGAGTTGCAAATGGAAATAGCCCAATCTCACCCTCTGATGAGTCGATCCCCACCCAGCGTCACATGACCTTCCACGTGCCCTTTGACCCACAGAGGTCTCGACAACTGGTGTCGGAGTGGAAGCAGCGCTCACTGGAGCTCCGCAGCCAGAGCTCACGAGAAGAAGATGAGGGCATAGATGAAAGAGACCCAGGAGGTGAAGGAGCAACAGCTGCAGTAGACGGCGAGAACAAGACCATGCCTTCATCTCTTTACCCCACAGTGCAAGCCAACAACAGCATGACCACATCGGCTGGGGGCAGGATGGCTGTGGCACCTCCACTGGTTCACATTCCTGAGGAGGCCACGAGGCCACCACCCGTTTCACCCAAGAGTGCCAAGACACGAGCCAAGTGGTTGTCACTCACTGAGGGGGGAATGGTGAAGGAGCCCGGACAAGGACCCATTGCGGTGTCAACTCCCCGCGTGCCAAACACTCAACCCAGCCAACCCCCCAGCCAGCAAAGAGTCACTCAG GTGATTGCCATGTCGAAGCAGCAGGGCCATGGACCAGTCGCTTCAACCGCCAAGACATCAGAAGGCGGCTCCTCCTCCGGCGCTGGCTCCAACTGCTCCGAGTCACCATATTACCGCATCCCATCTGATCGAGACAGCTGCACTGGAAGCAATCCTGGGAGCGTCGCGGGCAGCGGGAGCATCGTCACAATCGACGCTCACGCTCCTCACCACCCAGTGGTGCGCGTGTCAGCGACTAATGGTAAGCCGTGGGAGTGGAGGAACACCATCAGTGGAAACATGATGACCTGCGACCCTGCGGGTGACAAACATCGCGCGGCGCTGCAGCGACAGGACAATGTCAGCCACTACCGGGATTACCGGACGCTCCCAGTGAAGACAGACTCTCTGTGCTCATCCACAACCAGTGGGAGTGCTGACGGAGGAGCAGAGCTTCCTCCCCCACCCCTTCCCACTGCATCCTCCCCTCTCCCTCCTCCACCTCAGCTGTCATCATCTCCTCTTCCACCTCCACCACCCCCTCAATCATCTTCCTCCCCCTTGCTTCCCCGTCCACACTCAAGCTCCTCCCCAACGCCGCCACCTCCTCCCCCTCATTCCCCTTCTCCCCATTTGCCCCCACCCCCTCACCCATCTTCTCAGATTTCTCCATCTCTTCTTGCACCGACCTCCCAGATGCCACCACCCCCTCACCCTTCCTCCTCCCAAATGCCCCCTCCACCTCATTCGTCTTCTTCCCCACTGCcacctcctcctcatccttcCTCCGTGCCTATGCCTCCTCACCCGTCTTGCTCCAGCATGCTCCCCCCTCCTCCCCACCCTGACCTGTTGATAGATGGCCATGGCCAGACCATGTCCCGCTCTTCCACGCTCCCTCGTCGGCCCTCCGTCTCTGCCCGCAGCCACGCTGAGCAGGAGCACTACTATAAGGCCATGCAGAATGAGAGGATGTTATAG